A genomic window from Chrysoperla carnea chromosome 3, inChrCarn1.1, whole genome shotgun sequence includes:
- the LOC123295769 gene encoding protein cornichon — translation MVFNFPACSYIIALIADAFLIFFAIFHVIAIDELKTDYKNPIDQCNSMNPLVLPEYLLHFIFNILFLIAGEWVSLCLNIPLLAYHINRYRTRPVMTGPGLYDPTSIMNADILTRCQREGWVKLAFYLLSFFYYLYGMISSLIST, via the exons atggTATTTAATTTTCCTGCATGTTCATATATAATTGCGTTAATTGCAGacgcatttttaatattttttgcaatattccaCGTAATTGCCATTGATGAATTAAAAACGGATTATAAAAATCCTATAGATCAATGTAACAGTATGAATCCT ctGGTATTACCGgagtatttattacattttatatttaatatattattcttaaTAGCCGGGGAATGGGTATCGTTGTGCTTAAATATTCCCTTATTAGCATATCATATAAATCGTTATAGAACGAGACCAGTAATGACTGGACCAGGATTATATGATCCTACTAGTATTATGAATGCAGATATTCTAACTCGTTGCCAAAGAGAAGGATGGGTCAAATTAGCATTTTATCTTCTatcatttttctattatttatatgg